In the Sedimentisphaera cyanobacteriorum genome, AGCAGAAGGTGGCCTGAATGTTCACCTTGTCCTCGAGGTCTTTCTGGTGGACATAGTCCATCATATCCTGCAGAATTTTCCTTGAGCCCCTGAGATGACAGCTCGTACCCACGCATACGTTCACAGAGATTTTGGCCTCATCTTCGCTGCCTATTTCGATGTGATCGCTTTCGATCCTTCTGCGGGTTTTGTACTTCGTATGCAGGAGTTCATGGGCAGTATGGCTGCCGGGTTCGCCTCCGAGGGCATCGGCATAACAGCTCTGCAGATAAGGGTTGTCCTGAGATTTATGCAGCTGTAAACCTTTATCGCTCACATAAAGCCCGTTCTGACGCTTCTGCTTGTAGTTGTAGTCTTTGCTGAAAGGCTGGCCTGCCCCTGCAATGCACCCGCCCGGACAAGACATCACTTCCACAAAATCGTAGTCGCACTCACCTGCCCTTATCATCTCTGCCACCTTGCGGGCATTTTTCAAACCGTGCACTACTGCGAGCTTGAGCTTAATATCTCCGATTTCAATCTCAGTTTCTCGTATATCTTCATTCCCCCGCACCTGATTGTAGTCTGTCTCGGCGACCTTTTTGCCCGTAAGCTTTTCTGCAGCAAATCTGAGCACTGCCTCGCTCACGCCTCCGGTTACCCCGAAGATAACTCCAGCGCCGGTTTTAAAGCCCATGGGCATATCGAGAGATTCGGGAGTTAGGCCGCTGAAATCGATCCCCGCTTCCTTGATCATCATCCCCAGCTCCTGAGTAGTGAGCACTACATCCACATCTCTGTGGCCGTCTGTCTTGAATTCATCCCTCTGGGCTTCAAATTTTTTGGCCGTGCAGGGCATAATTGAAACAAGGTACAAATCTTCATTCTTCACATTGAGCTGTTCGGGGAGTGTCTTGCGTGCAACAGAGCCGAACATCTGCTGAGGGCTCCTGCAGGAAGAGAGATTGCCCAGAAGGTCAGGATAGAACTGCTCTGCAAACTTAACCCAAGCCGGGCAGCACGAGGTGAAAAGCGGCAGTTTTTCGCCCTTGGTCTTTCTATCGATAAATTCAGTTGATTCCTCCAGCACTGTAAGGTCTGCGGCGAATGAAGTGTCGTAAACCTGATCAAACCCGAGCAGCTTCATCGCAGCTACGAGCCTTCCCGTTGACACCTCGCCGGGCTCAAGGCCGAACATCTCGCCTATAGCTACCCTGATTGCAGGAGCTATCTGAACCGCTACAGTTTTTTTCTTGTCGTTTAGCGCATTCCAAACCTTCTCTGTTTCAAATTTTGGCGTTATAGAACCTGTGGGGCAGACACCTGCACACATTCCGCAGTAAACGCATTCTACCGCATCAAGATTTTTGAGAAACGCAGGCGAGACAATCGTATCTGCTCCTCGGTTTGCAAAATCAATCGCCCCCACGCTCTGGATCTCCTCACAAGCACGGACGCAGTCGCCGCAGAGGACGCATTTATTCGGATCGCGAATAAGAGACGGACTGCTTGAATCCACAGGCTTTGGCTTATACTCCTCAGAGAAGGGAATCTCCCTTATCCCGAGCCTGTTGGAGAGATCCTGAAGCCTGCAAGCTCCGGACTTTGAGCAGGTTGTGCAGGTTTGGTGATGATTTGCAAGCAGGAGCTTGAGATACACCTTTCGCATCTCGCGCAGCTCGTTTGTATTGGTGCTAACTACCATACCTTCCTGAGGCGTTGTGCTGCATGATGTAACGATGCCCATTCCCTCAATCTCCACAACGCAGAGCCTGCAAGCTCCGTAGATGCTCAGCTCTGAGTGGTAGCAGAATGTCGGCAGGTCTATGCCTGTTCGTCTTATTATTTCAAGCAGGTTTCTTTCGTTTTTGATTTCAACCCTGCGGTTGTCTATTGTTAAGTATTTCTTATCAGCCATTTTTCTACATCCCAATTACTGCGTTAAATTTACAAGCTTCTGCGCACGCTCCGCATTTGATGCACTTATCCTGATCGATTACGTGGGGCTGCTTTTTCTCGCCCTCAATCGCATCTACCGGACATTTCTTCTTGCAGAGCCCGCAGCCGATACATTTCTCCGGATCGATCTCAGGCATTGCGAAGGCCTTGCACTGCCCTGCCGGGCATTTCCCGTGCACTACGTGAGCGGTATATTCATCGCGGAAGTATTTCAGCGTAGTAAGCACGGGGTTAGGTGCGGTTTTCCCGAGGCCGCAAAGCGAGCCTTTGGATACCGCGCTTGCCACCCTTTCGAGCAGGTCGATCGTTTCCAGTGTTGCCCTTGCCTCGATGATATCCTCAAGGAGCCTGAGCATCTGTTTTGTACCCTCTCGGCACGGGACGCACTTTCCGCAGGATTCGTTCTGCGTAAACTGCATAAAGAAGTGCGCAATCTGCACCATACAGGTTTTCTTGTTCATCACCACAAGCCCGCCTGAGCCCACCATTGCACCGATATTCCGCAGGTTGTCGTAATCTATAGGCAGATCGAGGTGTTCTTCTGTGAGGCAGCCGCCTGAAGGGCCTCCGCACTGAACGGCCTTGAAGCCGTCTTCGAATATATTCCCGTCGTCGTCTGTTACGCCGCCTCCGATGCCGAATACAATCTCTCGCAGAGTTAGGCCGAAGGGCACTTCGATAAGACCGGTATTTGCAACGTGGCCGGTGAGAGCGAAAGTCTTCGTGCCCGCTGAGTTCTCCGTACCCATAGACTTGAAATACTCTGCCCCGTGCTGGATTATCAGCGGAACTGTTGCGAGCGTTTCCACATTGTTAATGCAGGTTGGCCTGCCCCAGAGCCCGCTTTGTGCGGGAAATGGAGGCTTTGGATTCGGCATACCCCTGCGCCCTTCAATGGAAGCGATGAGGGCTGTTTCCTCGCCACAGACAAATGCGCCGGCTCCTTCAAGCACCTTTATCTTAAGGCTCTCTCCAGTGCCGAATACATCATCGCCCAATATGCCCAGAGCCTCGGCATCTCTTACCGCCTCGCTGACCCTGCTTACGGCAAGCGGATACTCCGCACGAACATAAACATAGGCCTCATCTGCTCCGATAGCCCTTGCAGCAATCATCATCCCTTCTAACACTCGGTGCGGATTGCCTTCCATAAGGCTTCTGTCCATAAAAGCGCCCGGATCGCCTTCGTCGCCGTTGCAGATTACATATTTCTTCTCGCCGGGCTGGGGGAGAGTGAGCGCCCATTTTTTCCCTGTGGGGAATCCGCCCCCGCCTCTGCCTCGCAGACCAGATTCGAGAACTTCATCATATATCTGCTGAGGCTGCATCTGTGTAAACGCTTTTCTCGCTGCGAAGTATCCCTCATGTGAGATATACTCTTCTATATTGCAGGCATCAATCTTGCCGCACTCATCGAGAACCGTACGTTTCTGCCTTGTATAAAAGGGGATGTCCTTGGTGGTTTTGCAGGTGTTTCCGGTAGCCGGATCGGAGTATAGAAGTCTTTCCACAGGCTTATCATCAGCTACTGAGGATTCAACAATTTCAGCAGCATCCTCCGGCTTCACCCGCACATAATGATATTCCTGCGGACGCACCGTTACCAGCGGCCCAACCTGACAGAACCCGCGGCAGCCTGTTTTGGCCATAACCACATCAGCATCCTTATCAGATTCGAGCTTTACCGAAACGTTTAAGTCTTTCTTTTCCACCTGCTCTTTTATAGCCTCAAAGACCTTCAAAGACCCGTTTGCAACGCAGGCCGTACCTGCGCAGACCACAATCTGCCTCTGGGTTTTCTCAAGGGCTTTGAGGTAGTTTTCTTTTATTGATTCCAAATTTACGGTTGCCGCAATCATCAGGCCTTCTCCTTTTCAAGAATTTCTTCGATAAGATTTCCCGCCTTCTCCGGCGTTACAAGCCCGTAAACATCTTCGTTTATAGTAATCACCGGAGCCATCCCGCATGCACCGAGACAGCTGACAGTTTCCACTGTAAAAAGCTGGTCGTCTGTTGTGCATTTTTCCTTGTCAAGGCCGAGCTTTCCCTGCATTGCCTCAAGGATCGCTATCGAGCCCTTTACATGGCAGGCTGTTCCGTCGCATACATGGATTACATACTTGCCTTTCGGCTCAAGTGCGAAGTGTGCGTAAAAACTTGCCACTCCATAAACCTTTGCCGGCGGCATTTTCAGACTTGTTGCAATATATGTTAAAATTTCTTCCGGCAGATACCTGTACTCCCTCTGCACTGCGTGGAGTATTGGTATGAGATTTGATTTGTCTGCCTGATGTTCTTCAAGTATCCGGCAAACCTTCTCAAACTTCTGCTTTTTACAGGCTTCACAAGACATCAATATTTCCTTTATTCAATTATCACTAAACTACTTCTTTTACTCTTATATCAGCTCCATATCAGAGCTTTTTAAATGCTTGTTATTGAGCGTATCAACAATTTCTCTGAGCATATTTCTTCTAATATCCAAAGACGCCGGCAAGTTCGGGTCCTGGTGGGCTTCGTTAATCTTCGTTCCCACGATAAAATGTATGCTGTCGCTCTCGAGCAGGTATTCCACTAATTTTTCAGCGGGATTTTTTGCAGGCGGGTCAATTTCGCCTCTGCTTTTTAGCAGTTCAAGCGCCCTGCTCAACGTTACCGTACCCTCAGTAACCAGCTCTGCGCCTTCCATCTTAGAGGCCGGAGGGATATAGGGATCGGTCCAGCTGAGGTCTATCTTCACATCCCTTTTCGTCTGATTTGCGATAATCCTCGCAGTTGTTCCTCCGCAGACAAGCTTTCTTCCGCTGAACTCTTCAAACTTTGAAGCGAGCAGGCCGTCATTGCTCTGATTGTACGGAGGGCCTGTTATCACAAGCGTTCTGCGGGGATGCCTGAAAGAGATTACTGCTGCGCTTATATCGTCTTTGGCTTTATTGCCGTCGTTCTTCAGAGCCCTTTCAACAATCCTGCGGGCAAGCTTCCTCGCTGAAACAGATTCTAACCCGCCCAGCTGAGCGGTTATATATTCCTCAGCTCCCTGAGATGTCCAGCCAAGAGGCATAGAGTCTGTTCCCATCCCGGACTGGGTAACGCCGTCGCTGCAGAAAAAAAGCTTATCACCTTTGACCGCATCAAAGCTTGTATATTTGAGCTCTCTCTGTCCTGCTGAGCCGGCATCTATCCTGTGGCTGCTTCTTTCCAGCTCAATCTTTCTGCCGTTCCTGAGAAGAAGGCAGCAGGGATTGTCATATTCAATTATCCGCACCCGCCCCTCATAACTCACATCAACTATGGTGAAAGTGGAATACCCCACTTTCCGAACGCTGCATACCGGCAGAGTGGCCATAATGATCTCTGAGGCGCGCTTGAGATCTATATCGCTCTTGATGTAGTTCATTGCCATCGTAGAGGTTAGGGTAGCAAGGACGTTGGCCTTAATCCCGCTTCCGAGCCCGTCAGCGAGTATGCAGATAGTTCTCTGGCCGTCTTCTGTCCTGCTGGAATAAAAAACATCGCCGGGAGAGCCCATACCTTCCTTGCTCTTCTGGAAAGAGCCGACCTCTACGAAGAAATCATTCTTTGTGAGCATCATTGCCCCTTTCGCTCTCTTCGCTGCCTGTCTGGAAAGACTCTACAATAGAATTGAGAATCACCTCTGAGTCAGAAGCATTCTCCCCGAGAAGATAGGCAATCTGCTGAACAGTCTGAAGGTTTTTCTCTATAACGTTTTTCGCCTTGTTTATTATCTGCTCCTTGGCGACTGCCGGAGCGGTAATATCCTGCAGAAACGCACCTGCGAGCCTTCCCTGCTCGATAGTGAAAACGGTAATATGCAGAACGGCGTTATTGAGCTTTATGTCCTTCTCGATAACCTGCTCACGGCTCTCTATTGCCCTTCGAAACATCTCAGCGCTGGGCAGGAGTTTTTCGATTTTTGCCTTCTCCAGCCCGGGAATCTGAGCGTACAGCTCTTCGGTATCGCTTCCAAGCATAGAGGCAAAACGCCTGTTAGACTCTACCACCTCAAGCTTCTCATCCACAATCACTACCCCGCCGGGCATTGTTTTGATAAGCATATCGGCCTTCTTATGGGCGAGCTGACGCATATAGCTTACGCACATACTCTCCTCCGCCCTGCCTTCAAGAAGCGCCTCGGCAAACTGCCTGCAGGAATCATACCCGCAGCCGCTGCAGTTGAGCTCGTCCTCGGGGCGGTATTTGCCAACACGCTCAAGGGCTTCTCTTATCTTATGCTCGGGATATTTCTTTTCTTCCTTCGGGTCGGGGCTGAAGCTGGCAGTTATATCGATGCCAGGCTTTCTGGGTATATTTTCCTTTTCATATTCGCTGCCTGACAAAACATCAAGCCGTTTTAATGCGCTGCTCTTTCCGCTCTGGGCTGCCGGGCCGTTAACGCATCCGCCGTCGCAGGAGAGCAGTTCGAGGAATACAGGCTTATCGGGCTTGAAATTCTCGAGCCCTTCAAGAACCTGCATTATATTATCCATTCCGGAGAATGTCATATAGCCTGCATCAGTAACATCGCAGTTGGCCTTGATGCCTGCTATCATCCCGCCGTCTACGGGATAGAGACTGCCCTCTGCCGCCCTCTGCGGAACAAACGCATCCCCGGTCTTATCGGGCTCAAGAGCTGCCTGGTCAATCTCTTCATCCATAAGCCACTGCTTCAGGTCTTGGAAGGTTATCGCAACATCCAGAAGGCCTTCTGAGGTGTCCGATTCCTTCTTCTTGCCTATGCAGGGGCCTGCAAAGACGATCCCAATATCCTCCCCGTATTCCTTGCGGAGCATCTTGCAGTGCGCAAGAAGGGGCGAGAGAATGCCTGTAATGCTGCCTGCAAGCTGAGGCATATATTTAAGCACATACTCAACCACGGTAGGACAGGCGCTTGAGATGTAAACGCCGGGGCTGCCTTCGGCGAGTATTTCCGCAGTATTTGCAGAAACTTCCTGCGCCCCGAGAGCGGTCTCTGAAACGCCCGCAAAGCCGAGCTTCTTAACCGCTGCTATGAGCTTGTCCTCGCTGCCTTCAAACTCCGCCCTCCAGCTGGGAGCTATAGACATATATACCTTTTCTCTGCTTTTCAGCAGAAGGCGTGCCCTCTGGAGGTCGTTTCGTATCTTTTTTGCGCCTGCCGGGCAGGTTCGAACGCACGTACCGCACATAATGCAGCTGTCGTTCATTATCCTTGCGTGGCCGTCCTGTATCTGTATCGATTTTACAGGGCATCGGCGCAGGCACTTGTAGCAGTCCTGGCATTCCGCTGCCTGAGTGTAAACTGGTTCCATAAAATCCATACTATACCCTTTCAAAGCCGCTGGTCAGTTTATTATGCCCTTTTCTCTCAGATGGATTCTGATAAGGTCTAAAACTGATTCTGGCTTAATATCATCATACTCTTTATCATCAATCGTAATGTGAGGGCCGCTGCTGCATTTACCCTCGCAAAGGCTCCCTGAAAGCTCAATGCTCTGTTCAAGATTGTTTTCAGAGATATACTCTTTGATGAGCTCTATGGCCTTATTATTCCCGCGTGTAAAGCAGGAGCTTCCCATACAGAGCCTTATTTTCACTTTTCCGTTCATACATTTGCACCGCTGAATTCCTCTGCCGATTCTTCGTTCTTCTCTCGAAGCCTGCTTGAGAGAACCGCAAGCGAACATTCAAGCTCCACCCGCTCAACGATTATGTGCTCGGGAATATCCAGACGGACAGATGTAAAGTTCCAGATTGCCTCAATCCCAGATTCCACCATATACCCTGCCACCTGCTGAGCCCTGTTCTGCGGGACGGTAAGCACGCCTATTTTTATATGCAGCCTTTCTAACAGATCGGGGAATTTCTCAAGGCTGAAAATTTTCTTCCCGCTGATCTCTTTGCCGATTTTGTTTTTATCAACATCAAAGCCGGCAACTATATTCAGCCCCCGCTCGCGGAATCCTTCGTATCCCATAAGAGCCACCCCGAGATTGCCGCAGCCTACGAGAAAGGCATCTCTGCTGTTGTTCCAGCCGAGAAAGTCCTCAAGGTGTTTGATCAGGCCGGCAATATTAAAGCCTACTCCGGACTGCCCGGAAATGCCTGTGGCCGAGAGGTCTTTGCGAACCTGAATAGCCTCAAGATGCAATGCACGTGCTATATACGCGCTGCTGATATTTTCGTGCCCCTCTTCCAATGCCTGCCTGAGTATATGCAGATATGAGGGAAGCCTCTTGATTGTGGGCAGTGAAACTGATGAAACTTTCATAATCATACATACTCTTTCAAAGATATTTTAATATCGATATTTTTTTATCGAGGGTATTTTATCACACTCTAAACGAATTTCAAGGACTTTTTAAAATTTTATTATCATCCCAAAGTTTGCAGGTTATTAGCAGTTAGACTTATTAGCACAAGTGTTAAATTGCCTGTAATTTTGAGCTTCTTAACTCGGACTTCTTTTGCACGCTGTCCCATCAGTAAAAAGCATATCAGATGATCCCACGCTCTGGTCAGTTTGGTTGCAATCGCTTTGTGCAGACCAGCAGTGAGCAGTACTCTTTTGCACCGGAATATTTCCTATGGCACTATTAAGGTTTTTGCTGTTTGGAGGATACTTCTGTTCATTAACAACTTCTGCAACTATCGTTTCTATTCTGATCTCTTTGGCTGATATAGTTTAAGAACAAGAAAATCACTTAACAGGATATTCGTCTGACCCCAATTACAACACTTAAGCCGGGGACACCGTGTCTCAACAATTCCAACGAAAGTTCGAAAATGACGATTCAGCCGACCTTGGTATTTATAGAGAGAATGCTGCAGCAGGAAAACTGAAAATCTAAGGCTTGCCCTGAACAATTTTCTTGCCTATCTTTTCATCTGCTAACCGAATATTTAATTTTATAATATCATACGCGGCTTAAAATCCTATGACAAAAGCTTCTTAACGTATAAATACCATATCAAAGCTCAAGTCTTTTCAAATACCTAAAAATTCCGGGAGTATAATAATTATCTGCCCGAGATTTTTAAAGATTTAAGGGTTACATCCCTGAGATTAACAGGGCTCCACTTTCCCCTCAAAGGTCGTATTTTAAGGCGGTGTTCACCTGGATTTAATGTTATTTTATCTACAATACTAACGGTTTTAAAATTTGAATAGCTTCCAGTGGGGTTAAGCTCAGCCCGGTATTTCTTATCATCAATTTCTATGGTTATCTCAGATGCTTTATCAGTCAGAGCAACATCGGTTTTTACAGAAAATTCAGCTTTCTTTTCCACTTCAAAAGGCCATTCAATCCAAACTCTTGCATCTGTCCAGAAACCAATGTTTTTTTTGCTGTTTATCGTTTCTAATTTGGCTTTAGAGCCGTATCCCGGGTTGTGAATATTGGCAAGCTCAGCTTTCAAAACTATCTCACCCTGAGCGTTAGCGGATGGAATAATCTTGTCTATGTCAAGCTCGCCTTTAACCTTCAAAACTGCAACAGTATCAATTTCGTTAAGAGGCTCAGAAGGCAGCTCAACCATAACTCCATCTGAGACAGAAGCGGCTTTAAGCTTTTTCATATTTTCCAGCAGGTAAGCCTGCTGAACCTTGTTTTTAAGCCCGGGCAGGATGAGCTTTCCGTCTTCTGGCCAGTCGAAAATATGCAAATAAAGATCTGCCCCATTGATGTATGTTTTTTTAGTGCATCTTCCCCAACTCAGCTTTGCGAAAGGACTCGCCGTTGTCTCGTATATAGACCTGCTGTTTACGCTCATCCATTTGCCAATCTCTTTGAGCCTTTCAACTGATTCTTGAGGTATCTCACCCTTCGAAGTTGGGCCTACATTAAGCAGGTAATTACCGCCTTTACTTGCAATATCAACGAGGTTGCGAATGAGATTTTTTGCTGATTTCCAGTTATGGTCATAGCTTTTAAAACCCCATGTATCGTTCATAGTCATACATGCTTCCCAGTCATAATCAAGGCCTTTTGCCGGGATATGCTGCTCCGGCGTTTTTAAATCGCCCGGATAGCCTCCTCCAAGACGATTGTTTGTGATTATACCGGGCTGAAGACTTATAAGCGGCTGGAGCATATCAGCTCTTTCCTTGTTCATATCAACCGGTGTATCCCACCACAAAACCGCAATATCGCCGTAGTTAGTAAGTATTTCTCTAACCTGCGGGGCTGCGATATTCTTAATGTATTCATCCATGCTCCCAAGCTGGGCGGGGTCCCAATGGCCGGAATGCTCGGCAGTAAACTTGTCGATTTTTTCATGATCGGGGTTATCCCAGCCTGCTTTTGCAGGAACCCGCATTACCGCCCCTCCTTTATGGCACCAGTCCTGGGCCTGAGAATAGTAAAAGCCAAGCTTAATGCCGTGTTTTTTGCAAGCCTCAGCCAGCGGCTTTAAGAGGTCTTTGCCGTAAGGCGTTGCGTCAACCACATCCCAATCTGTAACCTTGGAATTATACAGAGCAAACCCGTCGTGGTGTTTTGAAGTGATAACAATGTATTTAATCCCTGCATTTTTTGCAAGCATAACCCATTTATCAGGGTCATAATTTACAGGGTTAAATCCTTCAGCATACTCTTTATATTCAGCAACGGGTATTTTACCGCGATTCATTATCCACTCCCCAATACCCTTAACCTTATGTCCTTTGTAAATGCCGGCAGGGACGGAATAAACGCCCCAATGAATGAACATTCCAAAGCGGGCATCTCGCCACCAGTCCATTCTTTGATTCCGCTGTTCTTTTGTTTCGTTTGCATAGGGCCAAGAAGTATCATTTGCCTCTGCTAAACTACAAAATACAGCAAAAATTAAAAAAGATAAAAGCACCTTAACTGCGACCTGATTTCTCACGATAACCTCACTATAAAATTTTAAAAACAATATTCTTTAATTTCGACACAACGCACCTTCAGAACTGACAAATACACCTGCGCAACGAAATCTACTTTTGAAGCTCTAACTGATAGTCAATATGCAAAGCTGTTTGCCTTGCGAGAATTTGATATCCTTTTTTAGTTAAATGCACATTACCGGGAGCGTTGAACAGCTGCTCTGGAAAAATTTTTGTCATAGCATAGAGATCGTTAATAGGAATTCCATGCTTTCTGATTACCTTTTTTGCCAATTTATTGTACTTAACTTCATCTCCTGCAATTCTTCCCGGCTCACCTTCGGGAACAACTGTTGTGGATGCCCAAATCAGCTTTGCTCCAGTTTTTTTTAGCCTATCTACGAGTATTTCGAGATTTTTCTCATACTGCTCAAGCGAATTAGTAATCGTGCCGTGTTTTTTGTCACGTTTATTAAGTCGATTAGACTCTGGATTGCGATAGCAAAGGTCATGGAGGCCCCAGTTAAAATGAATCAAATCCAATTTTTTATCACCCAGCCACTTTTCTATTTCCTCAAGCCCTTTGCTGGTTGGGCCTGCATTGCCTTCGTTATGTATAACATTTGCCTTACCCTGCAAGAGCTGGCGAACGTGTGGCGTGTAACCTATTGATATGGAATCACCAATTATTAACACATTCGCAAGCTTATCTTGTGATGCAGCCACAATAGAAGAAACTATCAAAATAGCACAGAACATGCGTTTCATTATACTTTCCTTTTCAGCTTTTTATAGAAGATTATTCAAATTCAATTTCAACACTATCAATCATTGGCTTTGAGGGGTTTTCTGTTGTATCTTCAAGTTTGAATTCAAAGCAGAAACCGTAAGCTGGAGGAAGGAAGCTAATATCCATACTCGCATTCCTGCGTTCTATCCGCTTTGCAAAACCCTCGATATAGTCATAGTTTTCCTTTACTTCCTGCCACTTAGTCCAGAGTTCGGCCTCACCATCATTGTCAGTATCAGCCCCAACTCTGGCTGTTACTTTCTCAACCCACGGTCCGGGACTCACATAATCTGTATCCATCTGCGTTACGAGATAGAACTGACCTTCCGCAAAACAAATATCCGGATCAGGATGCCCCTTTCCAATATTCCCGCACCACTGGAACTTCTTATTCAGCGAATCAGAAGTAAACCAGCAAACACTCATATCATGGCCGCCGACGGGATCAAAATCACCAAAAAGATAATACTGCTCACCAATACTAATCATCGCCCAGTCGCCGTAGGCTTCCTGTTCCGGCTTGTGGACGTTGTATTTAGCTGCATTGCTTTTCCAGTCCGGATGCTGAAGCCAGTGAGGATGCTTATACTCGCCAACTTTGCCTGTAGGCTTGGTGCGATTATCAACAGCAAAATCCAGTATCTCAAAATCAGTGATCCCGTTTTTACTCACGGCGTGCCCTGCCAGAGGCGAATCCCACGAATGTTTAGAGGCATTTATCGGGCTCCAGTCTTCATAGATCACATGGAAACTCCCTTCTTTATCACGGAAAAACGCACAATCGGAACCGTCAGAAGGGTCTGCAAAAGCGAGCCCCATATTCTTCCCGGGTTCGCCGTCGGTGAGATCGTCATCAATGTAAAGATGCGGGTCCTGGTCGTTTGGGTAGTCGTAATAGATGTAAGCCTTCCCGTCAGAATATTCTGCTGTTGTAACCCACCGAGAAAAATGTTTGGTAACAGGCCCGTGATGTACCCAGTTTTTCATATCCCTGCTCTGCCATGCGTGATATCCGCCAAAACCCTTTTTAAGACCGCCCGGGGCGTTGTACACATTTGGAAGCGGTGTAGTTTTCAGAGGAACATCAAAACCATCAAGAGAAGCAGCTTCCGCTTTAAAGCTGTCCTCACCTTTAATTTTAACATACTGCCCAAACATCCAATAGTTGTCCTGTC is a window encoding:
- a CDS encoding alpha-L-fucosidase, whose product is MRNQVAVKVLLSFLIFAVFCSLAEANDTSWPYANETKEQRNQRMDWWRDARFGMFIHWGVYSVPAGIYKGHKVKGIGEWIMNRGKIPVAEYKEYAEGFNPVNYDPDKWVMLAKNAGIKYIVITSKHHDGFALYNSKVTDWDVVDATPYGKDLLKPLAEACKKHGIKLGFYYSQAQDWCHKGGAVMRVPAKAGWDNPDHEKIDKFTAEHSGHWDPAQLGSMDEYIKNIAAPQVREILTNYGDIAVLWWDTPVDMNKERADMLQPLISLQPGIITNNRLGGGYPGDLKTPEQHIPAKGLDYDWEACMTMNDTWGFKSYDHNWKSAKNLIRNLVDIASKGGNYLLNVGPTSKGEIPQESVERLKEIGKWMSVNSRSIYETTASPFAKLSWGRCTKKTYINGADLYLHIFDWPEDGKLILPGLKNKVQQAYLLENMKKLKAASVSDGVMVELPSEPLNEIDTVAVLKVKGELDIDKIIPSANAQGEIVLKAELANIHNPGYGSKAKLETINSKKNIGFWTDARVWIEWPFEVEKKAEFSVKTDVALTDKASEITIEIDDKKYRAELNPTGSYSNFKTVSIVDKITLNPGEHRLKIRPLRGKWSPVNLRDVTLKSLKISGR
- a CDS encoding SGNH/GDSL hydrolase family protein, which codes for MKRMFCAILIVSSIVAASQDKLANVLIIGDSISIGYTPHVRQLLQGKANVIHNEGNAGPTSKGLEEIEKWLGDKKLDLIHFNWGLHDLCYRNPESNRLNKRDKKHGTITNSLEQYEKNLEILVDRLKKTGAKLIWASTTVVPEGEPGRIAGDEVKYNKLAKKVIRKHGIPINDLYAMTKIFPEQLFNAPGNVHLTKKGYQILARQTALHIDYQLELQK
- a CDS encoding glycoside hydrolase family protein, which codes for MKYLIYKSLFLAAFVLLFNNFVKADSWKVETKKQWKQLRKAYSAIYFEDDTVCPSIEKGYYTSKVKRFDKKMSAKSITISQSAVWENWKPVKNLGPDNFHNAPVMLILGQDNYWMFGQYVKIKGEDSFKAEAASLDGFDVPLKTTPLPNVYNAPGGLKKGFGGYHAWQSRDMKNWVHHGPVTKHFSRWVTTAEYSDGKAYIYYDYPNDQDPHLYIDDDLTDGEPGKNMGLAFADPSDGSDCAFFRDKEGSFHVIYEDWSPINASKHSWDSPLAGHAVSKNGITDFEILDFAVDNRTKPTGKVGEYKHPHWLQHPDWKSNAAKYNVHKPEQEAYGDWAMISIGEQYYLFGDFDPVGGHDMSVCWFTSDSLNKKFQWCGNIGKGHPDPDICFAEGQFYLVTQMDTDYVSPGPWVEKVTARVGADTDNDGEAELWTKWQEVKENYDYIEGFAKRIERRNASMDISFLPPAYGFCFEFKLEDTTENPSKPMIDSVEIEFE